Below is a window of Halolamina sp. CBA1230 DNA.
GACCGCTGCCACGTCCGGAGGTACTGGGTGTTTTTCACCCGGGCGATGGTGAACGCGTCCGACACCGCCTTCACCGTCGAGGAGACGACGATGTTGGTCTCGTCGTCGTCGGTCGAGGCGATCACCATGTCCGCCTCGGTCACGTCGGCCTCCTCCAGGGCACTGAGGCTGGTGCCGTCGCCCTCGACGGCGAGCACGTCGAGCCCGTAGTTGAGCTCCTCGACGCGATCGGGGTCCTGCTCCACTATCACGACGTCGTGGGCCTCGCTCAGGTCGGCAGCGATGCTCTCCCCGACCTGGCCGGCGCCGACGATGATCACACGCACGAGTTGGTCACTTGGCGGAAGCCACTGCCCCCCAGCGTATCACGCTTTCTCTTCGGCCGGGAACTCCGACTGCTCCGTCTCCGCTCCCGTTTCGACGGTGAGGTCGACCGACCGCGACCGGCCTTCGAGGTCCGCCGCGGCGCGCTCGACGACGGTTCGCGCCTCGGACTCGATCAGCGGTTTCACCTTCTCGACCACCCAGTCCAGCGACACCAGCGTCGGGAGGTCGACGAGCCCGCTGTGTACCGTCTCGGGGGCGTACGCCACCTCGAACCGGACTGCGGTCGCCGTCTCCGCCCACTCCGGGGCGTCCGCGGGGAGCGAGCGCTCCGCGACCAGCCAGCGACCGCTGGCGTCGAAATCGCCCAGTAGCTCCCACTCGATGCGCTCGTTCTCGACGGTCTCGGTCACTGCCGAGCGTGCGGTGTACTCGAGTTTCCACCACGAGAACTGCAGCGCGTACCGCGCACACTCGTCCGTGTCCGGGTCGAGTTCGTCGACGCGGTCGAGGTACTCGGAGTAGTTCGCGTACCCCGGGAAGTCGGCGAGGAACTCGTACACCTCCTCGGGGGGTCGGTAGACGACGGTCTCGACGGCGAGGCGCTCCATACCCGAGCCACGCGGCGGGAGCGGTTTAGCTTCGGGGATCGCGGTTCCCGTGCCGTCGCGACCGAAACGGATCGACGCCGCCACCCCGCCGTCACTGTCGATACAGGCGGTCCCCCTGCCGGTGGGGCCGGCCGGCTTCGATGGGTTCTTCCGGTGGCGCGAGGTTTCGGTTCGTAATGAGTGCGGAGGAGGGGAGCGTGTTCGACGTCTACCGGGAGCGCGTCGAACGACCGCTCTACCGTCTTTTCACGGAGTACAGCGCGGGGCGGGTGCGGTGGCTGATCGTGGGGATGGTGGGGAACATCATCGCCCGGTCGGCCAGCCTGCTGCCGCCGGTGATCCTCGGGGCAGCGCTCGACAGCGTGTTTCAGGACACCGGAGCGTACACCATCCCGTTCTTCCCGGCCGCGTGGATCCCCGAGACTGACACCGCGCAGTTCTGGTTCTCCGTGGAGCTGATCCTGGGGTCGTTCGTCGTGACCGCGGTGTTCACGACGCTGTACGGCATTGCCGCCAACAACTACGCCCACCGCGTGATGCACGCGGTCCGGACGGACAGCTTCGAGACGATGCAGCGGCTGGACATGACGTTCTTCGACGACAAGCAGACGGGAGAGGTCATGTCCGTGCTGAACAACGACGCCAACAACCTCGAGAACTTCCTCGACAACGGGCTCCAGAACTCGATCCGGCTGTCGGTGATGATCCTCGGGATCGCGCTGATCCTGTTCTCATTGAATCGACAGCTCGCGCTCGTGACGCTGGTGGTCGTCCCCGCCATCGTCGCGCTGACGGCGTGGTTCATGCGCGCGGTCGAACCGCGGTACGTCGACCGACGGGCGAGCGTCGGCAACCTCAACACGCGACTGGAGAACGCGCTGGCCGGCGTCGAACTGGTGAAGACCAGCGGCACCGAGTCCTACGAGAGCGAGCGCGTCGAGAGCGCGTCGTGGCGCTACTTCCGGGACACGATGGCCGTGCTGCGACTGAGCTACATCTACCGGCCGGGGATGGAGCTGCTGGCGGGGCTCTCCTTCGCCGTGACGTTCATCGTCGGCGGGCTCTGGGTGTTCCAGGGAGCGCCCTGGTTCTTCAGTGGGGACCTCAGCGGCGGGGATCTGGTGGTGTTCGTGCTGATGACCCAGCGCATCGTCACGCCGCTGGCACAGGTGTCGAACATCATCGACCAGTACGAGAACGCCAAGGCGTCCTCCGAGCGTATCTTCGGGCTCATGGACATCCCCTCCCAGATCACCGAGACCGACGACCCGGTCGAACTCGACGACGTCGAGGGGCGCGTCGAGTACGACGACGTGAGCTTCGGCTACGCCGACGTCGAGCAGGACGAACCCGAGGAGCTGGTGCTCGAGAACATCGAGTTCGAGGCCGACCCCGGTGAGGACGTGGCGCTGGTCGGTCCCACGGGTGCCGGGAAATCGACGCTGCTGAAGCTGCTGCTGCGGCTGTACGACCCCGTCGACGGCGCAGTACGAATCGACGGCCACGACCTGCGGGAGCTCTCGCTCGAGACGCT
It encodes the following:
- a CDS encoding SRPBCC family protein, producing MERLAVETVVYRPPEEVYEFLADFPGYANYSEYLDRVDELDPDTDECARYALQFSWWKLEYTARSAVTETVENERIEWELLGDFDASGRWLVAERSLPADAPEWAETATAVRFEVAYAPETVHSGLVDLPTLVSLDWVVEKVKPLIESEARTVVERAAADLEGRSRSVDLTVETGAETEQSEFPAEEKA
- a CDS encoding ABC transporter ATP-binding protein; this translates as MSAEEGSVFDVYRERVERPLYRLFTEYSAGRVRWLIVGMVGNIIARSASLLPPVILGAALDSVFQDTGAYTIPFFPAAWIPETDTAQFWFSVELILGSFVVTAVFTTLYGIAANNYAHRVMHAVRTDSFETMQRLDMTFFDDKQTGEVMSVLNNDANNLENFLDNGLQNSIRLSVMILGIALILFSLNRQLALVTLVVVPAIVALTAWFMRAVEPRYVDRRASVGNLNTRLENALAGVELVKTSGTESYESERVESASWRYFRDTMAVLRLSYIYRPGMELLAGLSFAVTFIVGGLWVFQGAPWFFSGDLSGGDLVVFVLMTQRIVTPLAQVSNIIDQYENAKASSERIFGLMDIPSQITETDDPVELDDVEGRVEYDDVSFGYADVEQDEPEELVLENIEFEADPGEDVALVGPTGAGKSTLLKLLLRLYDPVDGAVRIDGHDLRELSLETLRSHVGYVSQSTFLFDGTVAENIRYGRFDADREAVVEAAEAAEAHAFIESLPDGYDTRIGERGVKLSGGQQQRLSIARTMLQDPDILVLDEATSAVDTETEMLIQRSLDSLSEDCTTFEIAHRLSTVRDADTILVLEDGQIVERGDHEELLEADGLYAKLWGVQAGEIDDLPEEFVQRARERAAERTDMLETDDDDDDD